A genomic window from Ursus arctos isolate Adak ecotype North America unplaced genomic scaffold, UrsArc2.0 scaffold_25, whole genome shotgun sequence includes:
- the SGPP1 gene encoding sphingosine-1-phosphate phosphatase 1 isoform X2, whose product MSLSQRLAQLAGRLQEPQKVARFQRLCGVEALPRRSAAPATDPREDEKAEVPLAGDARRREPQPPGSDRNQCPAKPGGGGGGAPNGVRNGLATELGPASPRRVGALRRNSLTGEEGELAHVSNWPLYYLFCFGTELGNELFYILFFPFWIWNLDPLVGRRLVVIWVLVMYLGQCTKDIIRWPRPASPPVVKLEVFYNSEYSMPSTHAMSGTAIPISMVLLTYGRWQDIIAGFLYTILILAIFYPFVDLIDNFNQTHKYAPLIIIGLHLALGIFSFTLDTWSTSRGDTAEILGSGAGIACGSHVTYNMGLILDPSLDILPLARPPITATLCGKAILRILIGMVFVLIVRDIMKKITIPLACKIFNIPCDDVRKARQHMEVELPYRYITYGMVGFSITFLVPYIFFFIGIS is encoded by the exons ATGTCGCTGAGCCAGCGCCTGGCCCAGCTGGCTGGCCGTCTGCAGGAGCCGCAGAAAGTGGCCCGTTTCCAGCGGCTGTGCGGGGTGGAAGCGCTTCCGCGCCGCTCCGCCGCGCCCGCGACCGATCCGAGGGAGGATGAGAAGGCGGAGGTGCCCCTCGCTGGAGACGCCCGGCGCCGAGAGCCGCAGCCGCCCGGGAGCGACCGCAATCAGTGTCCGGCCaagcccggcggcggcggcggcggcgcccccAACGGCGTGCGGAACGGGCTGGCGACCGAACTGGGCCCGGCCTCGCCGCGGCGCGTGGGGGCTCTGCGCCGCAACTCGCTGACGGGCGAGGAGGGCGAGCTGGCCCACGTGAGCAACTGGCCGCTCTACTACCTGTTCTGCTTCGGCACGGAACTGGGCAACGAACTCTTTTACATCCTGTTCTTCCCCTTCTGGATCTGGAACCTGGACCCCCTGGTGGGCCGGAGGCTCGTGGTCATCTGGGTGCTGGTCATGTACCTGGGCCAGTGCACCAAGGACATCATCCGCTGGCCGCGACCCGCCTCGCCGCCCGTGGTCAAGTTGGAGGTCTTCTACAACTCCGAGTACAGCATGCCCTCCACCCATGCCATGTCCGGCACCGCCATCCCCATCTCCATGGTCCTCCTCACCTACGGCCGCTGGCAG GATATTATCGCTGGATTCCTATATACCATTTTAATCTTAGCTATCTTCTATCCATTTGTGGACCTGATTGACAACTTCAATCAAACTCACAAATATGCTCCATTAATCATCATCGGGCTTCACTTAGCCTTGGGGATCTTTTCTTTCACTCTTGACACCTGGAGTACATCCCGAGGAGACACAGCTGAGATTCTAGGAAGTGGTGCTGGAATTGCATGTGGATCTCATGTTACCTATAACATGGGTCTAATATTAGATCCTTCTCTGGATATTCTACCATTAGCTAGGCCCCCCATTACTGCGACTCTGTGTGGAAAAGCCATATTGCGGATCCTCATTGGGATGGTATTTGTACTAATAGTCAGAGATATAATGAAAAAGATCACCATTCCTTTAGCCTGTAAAATCTTCAATATACCATGTGATGATGTTCGAAAAGCAAGACAACACATGGAAGTTGAACTTCCTTATCGGTATATTACCTACGGAATGGTTGGTTTCTCTATCACATTTTTGgttccttacatatttttctttattggtaTCTCTTGA
- the SGPP1 gene encoding sphingosine-1-phosphate phosphatase 1 isoform X1, whose protein sequence is MSLSQRLAQLAGRLQEPQKVARFQRLCGVEALPRRSAAPATDPREDEKAEVPLAGDARRREPQPPGSDRNQCPAKPGGGGGGAPNGVRNGLATELGPASPRRVGALRRNSLTGEEGELAHVSNWPLYYLFCFGTELGNELFYILFFPFWIWNLDPLVGRRLVVIWVLVMYLGQCTKDIIRWPRPASPPVVKLEVFYNSEYSMPSTHAMSGTAIPISMVLLTYGRWQYPLMYGLILIPCWCSLVCLSRIYMGMHSILDIIAGFLYTILILAIFYPFVDLIDNFNQTHKYAPLIIIGLHLALGIFSFTLDTWSTSRGDTAEILGSGAGIACGSHVTYNMGLILDPSLDILPLARPPITATLCGKAILRILIGMVFVLIVRDIMKKITIPLACKIFNIPCDDVRKARQHMEVELPYRYITYGMVGFSITFLVPYIFFFIGIS, encoded by the exons ATGTCGCTGAGCCAGCGCCTGGCCCAGCTGGCTGGCCGTCTGCAGGAGCCGCAGAAAGTGGCCCGTTTCCAGCGGCTGTGCGGGGTGGAAGCGCTTCCGCGCCGCTCCGCCGCGCCCGCGACCGATCCGAGGGAGGATGAGAAGGCGGAGGTGCCCCTCGCTGGAGACGCCCGGCGCCGAGAGCCGCAGCCGCCCGGGAGCGACCGCAATCAGTGTCCGGCCaagcccggcggcggcggcggcggcgcccccAACGGCGTGCGGAACGGGCTGGCGACCGAACTGGGCCCGGCCTCGCCGCGGCGCGTGGGGGCTCTGCGCCGCAACTCGCTGACGGGCGAGGAGGGCGAGCTGGCCCACGTGAGCAACTGGCCGCTCTACTACCTGTTCTGCTTCGGCACGGAACTGGGCAACGAACTCTTTTACATCCTGTTCTTCCCCTTCTGGATCTGGAACCTGGACCCCCTGGTGGGCCGGAGGCTCGTGGTCATCTGGGTGCTGGTCATGTACCTGGGCCAGTGCACCAAGGACATCATCCGCTGGCCGCGACCCGCCTCGCCGCCCGTGGTCAAGTTGGAGGTCTTCTACAACTCCGAGTACAGCATGCCCTCCACCCATGCCATGTCCGGCACCGCCATCCCCATCTCCATGGTCCTCCTCACCTACGGCCGCTGGCAG tATCCTCTTATGTATGGACTGATTCTTAttccctgctggtgttctctaGTTTGCCTAAGTAGAATTTACATGGGAATGCACTCCATTCTG GATATTATCGCTGGATTCCTATATACCATTTTAATCTTAGCTATCTTCTATCCATTTGTGGACCTGATTGACAACTTCAATCAAACTCACAAATATGCTCCATTAATCATCATCGGGCTTCACTTAGCCTTGGGGATCTTTTCTTTCACTCTTGACACCTGGAGTACATCCCGAGGAGACACAGCTGAGATTCTAGGAAGTGGTGCTGGAATTGCATGTGGATCTCATGTTACCTATAACATGGGTCTAATATTAGATCCTTCTCTGGATATTCTACCATTAGCTAGGCCCCCCATTACTGCGACTCTGTGTGGAAAAGCCATATTGCGGATCCTCATTGGGATGGTATTTGTACTAATAGTCAGAGATATAATGAAAAAGATCACCATTCCTTTAGCCTGTAAAATCTTCAATATACCATGTGATGATGTTCGAAAAGCAAGACAACACATGGAAGTTGAACTTCCTTATCGGTATATTACCTACGGAATGGTTGGTTTCTCTATCACATTTTTGgttccttacatatttttctttattggtaTCTCTTGA